The sequence TTGGAATCGCAGGTGTTGCAGGAGCAGAAGTTGTCGGAGCCGGAATCAATGGAGGCGCTGGCGTTGCAGGAACAGGTTTATCTGGAGATGGTGCCGGAGCCGCTGGCGTTGGGGCTGGTGTCTAGGCAAACCAACAATTTGCGTTGTTATGTTGATAATGCCGTCAACTACGCTTTCAATAAACTTATAGCAGATAACATGAATTTATAAAACATCGTGtattatttcaaaattctgAATAAGCTTTCGTCATGTTCTTCAAGAAAAAAATTCgagattcaagaatcatgatatGAAGCAATATGATGAACAATTCCAACGCGGATTATCAAAGTCCATATTTTTATGATTCTCTGTACACCGTGTTTCTgtagaacacttgaagatcattCATAAGCCACAGAAGATTTGAATTTAAACTCATTATGACTCTTATATTTCAAAACTTAAAGAACGAGTTGTTGTCTTACCAGTACACTCTTCGAGAGACCGGCATCATAAGTCATGGAAAGATCAGGCTTATACAGCCCAAAAGATCTCTCTGAGGTAGGACCAGGTTTCAAATCCTCATCATAAAGTGCAAATATATACGTATCCACAGATTTTCCGGGCATGAGTGGCGTACCAACCATCGACTTAAGGTGGCTCACCAAGTTCCCGTTGTAGGCTTTTGCATTGTCCAAACTCGGGCCAACTTCGTTCGGATCTCCTTTATAAGGCCAACCTGTTTCAGCAACCACAATTTCAACATCCTTAAATCCCATTGCACTCAAGGCAGAGTGTACTGCATCAACCTTGCAaatcaaaatttcgaaaatcagAATAATTTCCAGTAAAACTTGTCACGAGAAGTAAATAATTCACCTCAAAATTTACAGATACATCTCGTTACATTAATGCAATGGAGAAAATCGTTAGCACCTAAGCCTAGAACAGAGTATACATTCAAAAGATCTGCATATAACCAACCCTCGAAGACGTGTTCCATATTTTATGTACAAGTATTCTAAAATTGCAAGTTTAGTCTCCTCAAATCCACTCATTCACTAGACTTCCTATTTTCGGCCCTCTCTCGAATTCCTGAAGTGTACTTACCTTGATTGTACAAGCCACTCTACGAGACTACTCAAATATTACAAGACCATAGACAGTACTAGCTAATTACCTGTGCATCAAACATGTTCATGTACTTGATGCCGGTTCCTCCATCCACACGTCCCGGATTTGGCTGGAACAAACAGAAGGCCAGAGTTTCAGGCCTTGGATCGCTTTGATATGCGAAGAAAGGGTAGGGATTGATCATGAAAGGCGACCCGTTCGTGCTGTGGAACTGCAGCAATGCTTTCATTGTGTCACCATAGCCGAAAGCTCCGGCCGAAGGAGGCTCTGATTGAGCCAAAACAGCCATCGAATGTACCGTCGACACCTTAATTTTCCCACCCAGAGACGCTGCAATCATGATCATAACTTAGAATTCAAGGTCCAAATATATACCATCTTAAAGGTGGcactgtttttttattattatatcacATGAAAAAAGATTCAAATTTGATATAGAAATTCTCTGAACTTTTGTTTACTCTTGTAATGTGGATCATCTCACTTCCCTCCAAATTTTATAATATCCTAATCCATAGTTTCATTACCTATTTCATAGTTTCCAACactacaatttttatttaaaaaattaaataatctgaTGAAATATGACATGAAGAAAATATCCTTAAATTCCAATCATAACCCTAAATTCTCCCTCAACAAGTGCACAAGTTCTTACCAGCAGTGAGGGCGTTTTGGACATTTTGCATGGCGGGCAGCAGCTGGGAGACCAGATTCGGATCATTTAAAGTCACCACCTCGTTACCAACAGTAACGACAATAATCTTACTGGCCGGATAATAAGCCAGCACATTCGAATTGACCCAATTGCCCGCGAAATCCGGGTCGGAAGCCAGCGCCGGAATATCCCCATTGGCGGCGCCGATGACGATCCCCACGCCGGAGCTCGCCAGCGCCTTGATCACTCCAGGGTCGGCGCCGTACAGCCGCACTTTCTCTATGCTCGTAGATTGCAGGAGCTTCGCCGTCGACTCCGGCGGCGGGAGGTTGTCCGCTACTTCCCCGTAATTGACTCCGATAAAAGACTCCGAATCTGCATCGCAAAAGATAAAAGAATCTTTCTTCAAGAATTTCAACAGATGTATGGAAGAATAACAAATGGGTTTCTGCTTTAATTTCTTCCTCAACAAGAATCAAAAAGAaccaataaaagaaaagaaaagcttGCTTCAGAGCTAAGGTAAAGAAAGGCATGTCCAACAGAAAGAGAACTTCTTGGATGAAAATGGAGGATAACAAGAACGAAAAGAAAATGACCCAAGAAATCGATAAAAATAAAGCTAGAGACATACATACCAGCGGAGAGAAAACACAAGGAAAGAATGAATAGTATCGATTTGAAAGATCTCTGCATCTTTGAAAAATGGATATCAAGTAGAGAGATGGAGAAGTGTAAATCGAAGAAGAAAGCTTACAACGGTAAAGTGGTTTCAGTTTGAAGGGGTTTGGAAGAGTTGTGAACGTGGGGGCGTCAGAATTTAAAACACCCAAAGTACATTCACTCGATTTATTCAAACACATTGGCCCAAACTTTGATCTttcccaaaaaaatattttattgttaaatttaaatatattttcagatttgttaaattatatatactagCGTTCCTTTAATTTTTACTACATaatctaaaaattttgaaaatacaaataaaaatagcGACGGTCATTTTAGTGAAGAGATCGAATAAAATGATTAATTTGTCtaataaattttgttttgttgtaaattaagttaggatataatcgtaatttattctcaaaattcatcaattaattgaaagttggTTAATTAAAGTCATtctactataataatatagtatGATGTTGAGAAATTTTCCATTAGCTAGAGAGAAGTTAAATGTATAAAAAATTACACAATTTTTATGACACggatgattttattgattaattttgtgagatgaaTTATTTACTCGATTcgattcatgaaaaatattattttttattgttaaaagaGTTAGGCCAACTTGTAACCGTCTCACATAAGACCTACTACAAAATTTGATATTAATTTTGTttacttttgtttttttaaaaaaagatataaGTTCTATTACCATGATATAATTTAAATTAGGCAGAAAATAACGATGATTTATTAATCAGAAAATgatgaaaatttgttttttacACCGataaaaatacattaaaaataataagcaTGTGAGATCACGTTGAAATAGAGTACATACATGCATGCATACATAAATACATACAGCTCGCCCACAGGGACATGATAAGTGAGTTGGTAACGTCTGAGGTGATTCTCCAACATTGCAGGTTTGATCTTCGTGTGTAGCATATTCTtggctgaaatattgtgggggtatgctctgggggttggTCATATTGCTCCCTCCTTCAGATCTCTGCCGCTCGTgtacatccctcgatttaacgtTCGCATTAGCCAAtgagcctctgactcatgtgaaaTGAGGTTCCCTTCGAGGTCAACCCTTTTATATAAATACATACAGCtctatgaatatatatatatatatatataaaactccaTCGAATTCGAACCCGTCACAAATTAATTACACAACTTTACAAAAAGAAGTTAAAAGTTGGAACAAAACCATGTTCTGAATCAAAACAATACACTTCAAACCGCTTTAAATAAAACACGAACTCAACATCAAGTACAAGATGCACAATACAATCcggcaccgtttggtttgaggtatgatataagtaatatatacatatgtaatataatgtaataaaaataaataagaaatgatagttaaaataatattggatttgattgatagattatggtttatttgatttgattgattaaattttatataaaaatgttaaatgactattttgtacttttaacaataaataaaataaaaattatattatatataaggggtaatatagtaatttgaatttaatgatttgattgatatgagataaataattaatgatttgatttatgtaaaataaatagttaatatatggataaataatatgatgagaagaacgtggAATTGGAtgagatgagttatacatatattagtaatatgaTGAACAGAACGGTGCCTTATAAAGCAACAATCCAAAAGCATTAAATATcagtatatttatatatatgaaattCACTGTCATAACAatagatcaaattttaaaaaagatgaaaaaagcaGCCTCATGAAAACTTTTGGAAAGAAAGATGAAAGAAACgagtaattaatatatataccatgttaattagaaaataattaattctgaAATGCATGGTATTGAACGTACGCGGTGCGTAAGTTGTTATGATGTCGTTAATTAAGGAATTATTGTCTCCACTGTTTGCTTAGCAAATTCCTACGGGATATATTCTATacaataaatgaaaaaataGACAGCAAAATCTATATATTTCCCAAGAACAAAAATGAGAAAGAGATTACTACAAATGATATAATAAGTGAAATTTTTTGTTAGGGAAATATAATAAGTGAATTAGATATTATTAAACTGGTAGAAAATATCAGTTATATATAGTAATCACAACATTTCCTTAAAAAGATATATCACTTAGTTTGTTTTTTGAccattatatttattaataatatatatttaattcccTCCAATTATTCCCtaatctatactatatataaagcAATAGCACCTTAGTTGTCTCTTGGTATATATGCtcacttttatttttattttcaaaaaaaaaaccccaaaaattatcaaattgcaaaaaaaaaaaaaaaaaaaaaaaaataataataataataaaaccaaatacttgaaaaaaataaatttatattatatatacacagaatataatatttgtatataacaTTACACGCATAATGCATGTAGGGTGTGACTAGTATAAATTAAACTTATTTGGTACCTATGTCTTTATTAACCTTTCAACGTCTCCTTTAAATTCTTTTCCAAAGTCTCCTTTAATTTCTTTTCCAACAAGGGATTGTGTGTTTACTTGTGAACAAATCTAATAAAATCTAACATTTTTTACTTAACATTGAAGACACTTCCCTCTAATTCATTCATGCTTTTGCATGCTGAAAGATTAATTGCccgaattaaattaaattttcaccAATCATTGGTGTATGATGTATATAATAATCTCTTATTAATTATCATTACACACGGGTCACCACATTTTCAGTAGCATCACCAATCCCCCAAAGGAAAATAAAGTCTCCCTTAAAAAGGAAGATCAGCCATCATATATGCTATAAAGTCTGTAAAAAGTTTACATTTTTCAATCCATCGATCATTGATAAAACTGATAATGTTCATCTACACCTCGTTCTTTCCTCGTCATCATTCCCCACTTCCTTACGAAGTGATCTAATGTTATTGTTGACAAGTGTTTGGGGATGCAGCGGAGTTGTATCGCGAACAGAACGTGGCTCCTGTGAAACAAAtagttattttcatcaaaaaaaTTACACAAGAAGCTAGGTGTTCCAGACTTCTGTTTCAAATATCTAAATATATCAATTTGTGtttcagatttttattatttccgCTAACAGGAGAACATGTCATTGGCCATGTTAATTAgcatatttttctgaaaaactaTAATCAGTACACAATGGAAAACAGAGAATTTAAAGCAGAATTATCATCAAATTCTAAAACGATGTATTTAATAGCTAACAATTCATAGTGCCTGCACTATATTGCAGAGGATAATGCTCACCGCagaataaggaaattcatcgGCCTCAAGCATGTGTGCTATTTGCCCCATCTTTGGACGTTTGCTGGCATCCATATCGATGCAGCGAAGGCAAACTAATAGTAATCTTTTCAAAGATCTTGGGGGAGGAGGAACTTTAATCAAACGGTCTACCAACTCTTCGCCACGACGACTCCCTACCATACCTTTGAACCATTCTACCAAGTTCATCTGAAATTTAAAGAAAAAGTGTATTAGTGCAATTACCTTGCATTATGTAAGTTTGATGGGTTGGAAAAGTTATCATGGGAAGAACCTCTCCTGGAGGTCTTGAATAGTCTATTGGACTCCTCCCAGTAATTAATTCCATGAGTAGAACTCCAAAGCTGTATACATCATTCCCCTCGTTGAGCATACCCGTGCTTGCATAGTCAGGGGAGACATATCTGTGAAAATTAACCGAAATGTTGATAGCGTGCTTTTATTCAATGGAGAAGCACATAATAAATACCAGAAAAGGACGAACCCAAATGTTCCCATCACACGTGTAGTAACATGGCTTTTCTCAGAACCCAATAGTTTGGCAAGTCCAAAGTCTGATACTTTGGGGTTCCATTTCCTGTCCAAGAGAATGTTGCTGGATTTCACATCACGATGAACAACTTTGGGTTCCAAACCTTCATGTAAGTATGCCAATCTGTGATAGCATTGGCAAATCCATGTATCAGTAGAAATAAGAGGGTAATAATAGTGGTAAAGAGCACAAACGAAACGATGGTTAGTAGCTGCCTATGGTGGAATCTCTCAGCTATAATTTAGCTCAACTTTCAAAAGTTCTGAAGGGTACCAAGTAATCTCCTTAGATCGTTTCAATCTAATTCAATGATCAATTTACACTAAAATGGGAAACATCATTTGGTTCTACACAAGGGGTATCAGGTATGACAATAAGTATGTTGTCTCACCCTCTTGCCGTCCCAACAGCAATTTTCATCCTGATCTCCCAACCTAAAGGACTAATTGACCCGACATCACCATGTAACCACTGATCCAAACTGCCATTTTCGATGTACTCATACACAAGGAACCTGGAGAGAGAAAAAGACATTGTAGTGAGAATTTAAGCAGGCATGTTATATCTACATTGAACCGAGGGCTAGTTAGGTACCTTTGAGCACCTTCTGCACAGTAACCTATCAGACCTACAAGATTCTTGTGTCTTACTTTGCCTATGGCTTCAACTTCCACCTTAAACTCCTTCTCTGCCTGGCCCCTGCTGACAATCAGATCAGACATCATACAATCAAGTAGTCAGGTAACATTTTCTAGAGTTCATTTGTCAATCTCTTAAAGAAAAATAAGTGTCATGGACAACTTTCATTCTCTTATGTCTTATACAATAACTCAGCTAATTTATCCACATCACGAGGACTTTTCTGTTGAGAGGCATAATGGCCATTACCTCATATTTTGTTTTATGCTTCACTGTTCAATCTCAAATTTACTTGTAATGAATGTTGTTCTAACTGTTCAAATACATATCCTCAATGCCAAATGAATGCATTATCAGTGACAAAACCTTTTATTAAATCAATGTGCATTCTCGGGGCAAATGGTGCCTTGCACTAAAATGGAAGTAACATGAGGTCATTCCCCACCAAAGACTTGGAATAGCAAACAAGTCAGGGTCTAACAGTTAAGTAAGAATTTCTTCGTCCTGAAATTCTGTAAAAACAGACAATATCATTTCTGGAGCGGCAAAAGCCAATTTCAAGCAAAAATATCACTCAAGAATAACAAATTTTACTATTTACTTTGTTTAACAGTAAAGTGAGAATTCTTTCATCATGAAATTCTGTAAAATAGTCAACATCATTTCTGGAACGGCAAAAGCCAATTTCAACCAACAATCTCACACAAGAATAACAtattttactatatatataaatggaaaaaatgaaaattagaaGATGTTTAGACTTTAAAAGAGCGATATATGCAAAAGGATAAAGTTAAACGAAGAAGGTATAAAGTAACAGAGTGATATTGCAACAGCACAAATAGTAATTATTAAAAGGTAAAGGGTGGGTTAAAGTTCATCCTacagatgatgaagaagaacaagaagaaaTAAAGAATCAAAAAGCAAGCATTTACTTTGTTTTTATTCGATCCCTGGTCAAAAGAGACGAAAACAAACGATCAAgcactcaattcaataaaatctaGATCTAAGAAGCATTGATTCGATTTAAATTCCATCCAAAAAATCCTCACCAAACACGCATACTTACAATATTACTTCAACTAATTCCACATGCATTAGATGAGCacttttaacaaaaaaatcTTATCACGAAATACAAGTTATAACTTCAACACGAAATCATCTGCAACTTCAACACGAAATCATCTGCGTCTGACAACTAAAATAAAAGCATAAACAGATTTTACTATTTACAATTTAGACAAGTATGGTAATGCAATTGCTTGGCGTAATAATAACTACAGCCTCTGACATGCATCATACAGACTACCTTCAGCGAAACTATTTTCAGTAATCAAACTTCATATAATTCCAACTTCCTGTTTTCGTACAATCCAAGTAAATCGAAAATCATAGAAAACAATTCCTCGATGAACTTACTTGTTGTTTCGAAGATTTTTTACAGCAATCAAAGATCCATCTGGTAAGACGCCTCGATAAACAACACCATAGCCTCCTTCCCCAATCACATTCTTATTGGCGAAGTGATCCGTCGCAATTTGAAGCTCGCTCAAGCTAAACCACCGTCCCCAGCCGAAGCCACACAAACCGTCACTGGTGCAGCTCGATTCGTTGCTTTCCGAACTCCTTTTGATGCTATCCGAGTGAATTTCCGTTTCCTTGaccacatcttcaatcaaaagcaCTTTCTCTCTGTCTCTACCAACTTTCTCCTTTTCTCCTTGATCAAACACTTTGCCAACTTCAATGGCTTGTCCTTGAATAGACTCTTTAACCTCTCCGATCTCTTTACAGACCAGAGGCAAGAGTCTTGAGCTGTGTTTTACCGCAATGCAGCGTCGTCTGGAATTCCGATTCCGGCGAAGGATTAGGAGGATCAAAAGGAAAACGACGAGAATAAGCACAGCTGTAGTGATTATGATGACGTAGAGTTTCTGACCGAGAATCGAAGTCTCGGAGGTGAAAATGTTTTCGCCGGAGGAATCACCGGGAACCGCCATAAATAGCGGCGAGGTAGAACGAATTGGAGTGAGAGATTTTGCGTGAACATGAAAATGGCGACCGCTTTTGAATTTAAGAGGCCAAACGGGAGTAAATGCTGTTCTACTAAAATAATAGTAAATTGAAAATGTGGGGTCGGAGGAtgataatttaataattattataaagaaaataaaagggAAAATATGAGAATAGAGTTTACGTGGAAAGATTACTCTTTGTTTTATAAAAgatttttaaattgtttttaatttctttttttttaaacaaaattgcTTTTTAACTttttagaataaaataaaataccttttgatataatttattgttCAAATTCATGAGACGAATTTATATCAATATGAACAATTAAAAaagattatttttatatcagaattattattttttgttgtaGATATAAATTGAGTTTACTCATGTTCATCTCACAAAAGACCTATACTATGAATTAAATATGCATTTAGACAATTACATATtcggtaaaaaaaatttaattataatttctttctcaaattaaaaaatttatatcgcgaaattatcattttttaaagtatttatccaaataaaattttatttgtttacAACCGGGGGAGGAATGAGGTGGGAATTCCAATCTGTAGAACGTCACGCCTCTTCAAAACAAGGGAGAGGTTAATGCCAAAATTGCTTACAAGTTACAAGCTGTTGG comes from Henckelia pumila isolate YLH828 chromosome 4, ASM3356847v2, whole genome shotgun sequence and encodes:
- the LOC140866050 gene encoding glucan endo-1,3-beta-glucosidase 7-like, producing MQRSFKSILFILSLCFLSADSESFIGVNYGEVADNLPPPESTAKLLQSTSIEKVRLYGADPGVIKALASSGVGIVIGAANGDIPALASDPDFAGNWVNSNVLAYYPASKIIVVTVGNEVVTLNDPNLVSQLLPAMQNVQNALTAASLGGKIKVSTVHSMAVLAQSEPPSAGAFGYGDTMKALLQFHSTNGSPFMINPYPFFAYQSDPRPETLAFCLFQPNPGRVDGGTGIKYMNMFDAQVDAVHSALSAMGFKDVEIVVAETGWPYKGDPNEVGPSLDNAKAYNGNLVSHLKSMVGTPLMPGKSVDTYIFALYDEDLKPGPTSERSFGLYKPDLSMTYDAGLSKSVLTPAPTPAAPAPSPDKPVPATPAPPLIPAPTTSAPATPAIPNILNPAPANPTIPNTIPLTPVTQVPPRITGTNGATASCRPLHSLVLLIMVTALAFTLMVEIHEEK
- the LOC140860309 gene encoding probable receptor-like serine/threonine-protein kinase At4g34500; its protein translation is MAVPGDSSGENIFTSETSILGQKLYVIIITTAVLILVVFLLILLILRRNRNSRRRCIAVKHSSRLLPLVCKEIGEVKESIQGQAIEVGKVFDQGEKEKVGRDREKVLLIEDVVKETEIHSDSIKRSSESNESSCTSDGLCGFGWGRWFSLSELQIATDHFANKNVIGEGGYGVVYRGVLPDGSLIAVKNLRNNKGQAEKEFKVEVEAIGKVRHKNLVGLIGYCAEGAQRFLVYEYIENGSLDQWLHGDVGSISPLGWEIRMKIAVGTARGLAYLHEGLEPKVVHRDVKSSNILLDRKWNPKVSDFGLAKLLGSEKSHVTTRVMGTFGYVSPDYASTGMLNEGNDVYSFGVLLMELITGRSPIDYSRPPGEMNLVEWFKGMVGSRRGEELVDRLIKVPPPPRSLKRLLLVCLRCIDMDASKRPKMGQIAHMLEADEFPYSAEPRSVRDTTPLHPQTLVNNNIRSLRKEVGNDDEERTRCR